From Halobacillus sp. Marseille-Q1614, the proteins below share one genomic window:
- a CDS encoding carbonic anhydrase, which produces MSKKLAYPFMAISISFGIAGCQEQTRETGAPQKEEQGSGEEENLEPAKWSYQGETGPEHWGEIAPEYSACAEGEEQSPINIDFSQTVKKDEMESIKTNYQESSFTLVNNGHTIQAEAASSNNNIVIDGEEYQLKQFHFHTPSEHLFNDQSYAMELHLVHESESGKSAVLGVMMEEGEKNDALAEFWDELPSEQTDEKSGLEYSLDASSLLPEDQTTFQYGGSLTTPPCTEGVHWIIYEEPLELSKEQIQLFEQIYSDNHRPVQPLNDRELITR; this is translated from the coding sequence ATGTCTAAGAAGCTCGCTTATCCATTTATGGCGATATCGATTAGTTTTGGAATCGCAGGGTGCCAGGAACAGACGAGAGAAACGGGAGCGCCTCAAAAAGAAGAGCAAGGCTCCGGGGAGGAAGAGAATTTAGAGCCTGCAAAATGGTCTTACCAAGGGGAGACAGGACCTGAGCATTGGGGGGAGATCGCCCCTGAATACTCGGCCTGTGCAGAAGGAGAAGAACAATCACCTATTAATATAGATTTCTCTCAAACCGTTAAAAAGGACGAAATGGAAAGCATCAAAACTAATTATCAAGAATCCTCCTTCACCTTAGTAAATAACGGTCATACTATCCAAGCAGAAGCAGCAAGTTCAAATAATAATATCGTCATTGATGGAGAGGAATATCAACTTAAGCAATTTCACTTCCATACACCAAGTGAACACTTATTTAATGACCAGTCCTACGCTATGGAACTCCATCTGGTACATGAAAGTGAAAGTGGGAAATCAGCGGTTCTTGGAGTGATGATGGAGGAGGGGGAGAAGAACGATGCTTTAGCTGAATTCTGGGATGAACTGCCTTCTGAACAGACAGATGAAAAATCGGGCCTGGAATATTCATTGGATGCTTCAAGTTTGCTGCCTGAAGATCAAACAACGTTTCAATACGGAGGTTCCCTTACCACACCTCCTTGTACGGAGGGAGTACATTGGATAATCTATGAAGAACCCCTTGAACTTTCTAAAGAACAAATCCAATTATTCGAGCAGATTTATTCTGATAACCATCGACCTGTCCAGCCTCTAAACGACCGTGAACTCATTACACGTTAG